The Engraulis encrasicolus isolate BLACKSEA-1 chromosome 22, IST_EnEncr_1.0, whole genome shotgun sequence sequence TTTGCCTGCTGGGAGTTATAGGCTACTCTTACAATCTGAACAAGCAATGAAATGCACTCCTCCCCTCCTATTTTACTGCTAATTTCACTGACAAACGTTGTAACTGTCATTTGTGTAATTGTGAGGCAGTATTAGCTCAAAAGTAATACATCTtttcctgtaggcctactacctaaGCTGAATGAAGTTGACCCTGTCCCCTGGGCATGGGTCAGTTGTGTAACAGCAGTGTGTGCCAGTCTTCTCCATGCATGACTGTGGATGACTTGTCTCTGACTGTGGATGAACCATGTCTCTGCTCCCTAGATGTAGCCAGTAACATGGAGTACGATGAGAAACTTGCCCGCTTTCGCCAGGGCCTCGTCAACCCCTTTGACAGGGGAGAAGATGAGGTCCCAGCAGAGAACAACAAGGGCCCCTCAAAAGCCGGTGAGTCTTTTCCTCTAAATCCAGTGTAAATCAAGGTAACGAGAGAATGCTCAGGTATCTGCATGTACAAGTAACCTCTCCAAATGGagtcctttcctctgtcctcatTGTTGACTTCGATAAAGCCAGTTTTATTTTGGACATTCATATAATATTTAAAATGCAAATGtgacctttttaaataaaaatgaaccagtgctcttccccatcctccttgaCTGAGGGTACTCTGAGCTGGTAGCCTACAGTCCCGCCGCACTTCTCCCTTTctggcgccattggggactgcccccttgcatgggtgaggcatacatgcaatgtcATTGTGTGCAGCGTGCAATTTAGTGCTgtggagtgtcacaatgacaatgggatttggagtttcccagatgggactttcactttcatcatACTGAGGGGTTGTGTTGATCTGAGTGAAACACTCCATACAATCCACAGCATAACTAACAACATCCCTGTGGGTAATACCGGTGTTGATAGCTGTATACATCATTGTATGTTGTGATGACCTTTTTTTGTTACATTACTGCTACAAGCTGAGACACAATGGACTGTCTGTACACAAGACAATGTAGCTGCTCTTGTGGTTTCCCAAGTAGTCAACATTCTAGATAACTTCTGCTGTGAAACTCTGAGTGGGAGTTTGGGACAATGTCACACATTTCGAAGTGAAGGGTCAGATGATCTGCTGTAGCTAATATCACTTCCTGTTTGAATTGTCAAGAGAGTGAACCAAAGGCACTGTGCTAAAGGAACAAGGATCTGACACATTCTTGATTTCTAAGCCAACGATCTGGTCTTGTTTGATGTCCTACTGCTCACTGAAGTAGTCATGTTTTGTGAAGTTTATGCAGGTAATGATATGGATTGTTGTTATTGTCTGGGAAATGTGGCATTCCTATTGTTATTACAGCTTGTACTAGCTAAATGGAAAAGGAACTGTTTTATGGAATGTACTTTGCCATAGGATTTACATACAATGTTtgccacttaaaggggtatgccactattttggggcttaatacagttaaaatcgttggctggggtttataaaggtggtaaagtgtcttgtttttcaagttaatcgttgtcttgctttaagacaagttaaaggaggtaatatgtcgctaagctagtgaaagtcaatggatccgtgtagcattgtagcatgctacacggatccattgactttcactagcttagcgacatattccttcttttaacttaacgcttaacatgaaaaataagaccctttaccaccattataaaccctggccaacggttttaactgtattaagccccaaaatagtggcatacccctttaaggcgtAGAAGAAGGAATATTGCATTTCCAAGGTCCTGTAGCTTACATGTGTTTTTATTACGAttaagcacattttccaaatagtTTGTGATGGCTTTTTGATGGGACTGAACAATTGATAAAtctgggtttttctttttttattctttcatGTTTTTTCTCTGTCCTAAAGTTATGTTTTGCCATACCTTTTGGTTCTGCTCAACATGAATTCATTTTTGGTTTAGATGGTGCTGTCTTATAAAGTCAGACAAATGGGTTATACAACTTGTCAGCATGTGTAGTGTTGTGGTGCCTCAATCTCAGTGTCAAAGTTAACAATTAGACAGTGTGCATATCATGCCCACCATATTGACCAGACTGAGTCACATGGAAGATCTCTGTTAATGTTAATTATTTAACCGGTGTCTTGTCGTTAAAGACTTGCAGTGGCTTTCTTGTGGTACAGTAAGTGTACAAACCACAAAGCTTTACTTGTTTTCCATTCAGACTAGCCTTAACAGAGACCTAATGTGTTTCttcatgtctttttttgtttagtGGTGAAATAAGACAGATGTTGGGTGGGGTTAAGAAAATAGACTGCCATTAATTCACTACATGTTGTCTCTGCAGAGGTGAGGCCCGAGCTCTTCTCCTCGGAGGCCAAGATCAACAGCTGCGACCGGACCATGGACCTGGGCCTGGCTGAAGACCACTTTTCCCGGCCTGTGGTGAGTACATGCTGCTCATATCTGTTTCACCTgtctcatgaaaaaaaaaaattcacgcAAATATTCGCAATAGATCACCAAAATACCCTCCTGTGATTTATTTGATGAATCTTGCATAATGTTTCGACTAAACAAAGGTCTTCTGATCTACTTTATGGTACATCATAATTACAGTCACAGGTGTTTAATTACCTTAACCGAGGAGGATAGGTTCCTGTGGTTGTACTCTGTTTCATTTGTTGTTTGACTGCTTGGCAGATTGTTTGACAAAGACTGGTTTCTTGACAGATTTTGATAACATTTTCATCATAGTTTAAAATGCTGAAGTTGTTTTGCTGACAATATTTCACTGGGCTGGGCAACTTACATTTTCCTATCATTTTCTTTCCGTCCACTGCCTAAAGAAATAGGCATGCATTATTGTGTATCTCAAGAGAAAGTGTAATTAATTAAActgaactgtgtatgtgtgtgcccattAGACCTCCTTTGTGGCGTCTGACATCGAGCAGCTAAAGCAGGCCATAGAGGAGTGCAAGAAACTGATCCTGGAACTACCAGAGCATTCGGAGAAGCAGAAAGACACTGTAGTCAAACTCATACACCTCCGCCTCAAACTACAGGAACTGAAGGTGAGGACTGACTCTGATGGTTTCAGGAGGATGTGGTCATTTTCAGGGTTGTGTTAGTGGTCTGTGCCATgtattatttgatgcagcaccaGTACATAAAACCCTGCTAGCGCTGTTCAAAGGCTATGTTTTCTGTAGAGGCTTATAAAGATGCACAGTTGAACAAAACAGTATTACGTTGAAAGTACATATGAAACTGTTTGCTAGTTTTGAATCTGCTCAGTGAACTGGAAGCATTGGTGGAGCTCGGCAGTTACTTTGCTGCAGGTTATTTTTTGGTGTATTACTGACCAAAGTTCTTCCGTAGCGCTTGAGATAGCTAGCCAGACAACTTTCTCTACACACAGTACTGCAGGTTGGGCATAGAGGACCGTCACAGGGCAGGTTACTGTTGATGATAGGCTCTGATGGGCTATCCTGTTacgtgtagagagttacttgtgcacaatccctggtgctgaacaaaaagattacgtattttttgaaaatccTGTTACGGGACATTTGTATTGTCCGTTATGTACACTTGGTCAGTTTGTATATCATCCAgcttatggcatttgttttttttattaggtTATCATTCATTACTATGTTTTTAAAGTACTGAACGTTTGGAGCAGCCTCATTTGTATTTGTAGTGCTTAATGTCTGTGGTATGGCATATATAGCATATAAACACTCAATTTAATACAACTCAATTCTATTCAACTATTTGTATTTGCAGAGTTTTATATAGTAttggatatatatatattatattctgtTAAATTCACTTCAATGTTTTGGCCCAGGacccggaggaggaggagcccaACCTGCGCGTGCTGCTGGAGCATCGCTTCTCTAAGGAGAAGAGCAAGAGCGTCAAGCAGACCTGCGACAAGTGCAGCGCCATCATCTGGGGCCTCATCCAGACCTGGTACACATGCACAGGTCAGTTGAACATGCTTTAGTTTACTGCATTTggtttattaaccccttaagacacggcccctgttaaaaaaatgttgctgttaccagaattgcaaccaacaaatcgtaatgtattactaaaggccctgggcactgtcatagtggtgaggtACTATGGAAGTTACGTTTTTTTCCGTGACTACTACaatgttccagtggtggaacagcatgtgttaaggggctacaatagagttttggagtgaggagtccgcacacttacaatccttatttcttttttctttttttgtcccatGGCAGGATTACATTTTGACTATTGTTTTGAAGACAGTGGTCGAAACGTAATCGTGATCCCATGAATTAGTGACAAAAGTTGATTAGTTACTAATGATTTGCACCCGATTATCCATGTCCATCTGGAGTCCCTGTAGCCcatgaaatcccatgctgctttgcacaatcgttccgaccTGAACGACAGCATGGAATCTGTACCCAGAGAACGGACAACACCAGTGCCTCCAatgagagagcggagagaggtgGAAAGGTTGCAGTTTGTTttaatagatacaactgacacgccaaatgatacacattcctAATTGCCTTTTATTCAGTTGACATTTACACAACTGGTTAATCAATGGCTAGTGAACCCCAGGCAATGTTTACAGAAAGAGAAGATTCTTCTGTGAAACTGAATAAAAGGCAATCATTGATCGCTCACCTGCCCAGGGActcttgcctggttatcaccagacctaatcacaagtgaggcctgcctactgtaaatcccgtagggggtgtgtggtttacgattgacgatgGCCTTtaattgggtgttacgaatgtgtatcatttggcatacgcagccatagccaatcatgtcagttgtatctattaaAACAAACTGCAACCTTTCCACCTCTCTTCAGGGTTCCACCTGTACAAAAAATAAATCCTCCTGCTCTCTGCTGTGTTTCCCTCTGAAGGCTGCTACTACCGGTGCCACAGCAAGTGTATGAACCTGATCACCAAGCCATGTGTGAGGTCGAAGGTCAGCCACCAGTCAGAGTACGAGCTGAACATCTGCCCAGAGATCGGCCTGGACAAGCAGGACTACCGCTGTGCCGAGTGCCGCACACCCATCTCCCTACGTGAGTGCCAGCCTGCACAGGTGTCAATCCTGGGCTCAAAGAGTCAAAATGGGCACATATTTGATCCAGACAATATAGGGATTCAGATCACACTGAatttcttatttttattcattcattgcacACATTTCAACcaactctgaatcagctgattgtagTGAAGTACTCAAGTCAAGACAGGTAGAACCGGTACTCTGTGTAGTCACCTGTGTTGGCTGGAAACTGTTTTACTTCTGGAATAGATTTTTTTCAAAATATATTATGGGCTTTGGGGCTTTATTGCAGATGGAGACAGGAATTAAGGGAGAGATGGCGTAAGACCAAGGCTGGACTCGAGCCTTAGTGCCCATTCGTAAGTGTCCCATTTGTGGTACAGTGTCGTACCTCGATGTGCCACAGCACCCGCACTAGAGTGGATTTTGGACTGCTCTGCCAGCCTACCCTGCCTTGCCCTATTCTGCCTTGTCTGCTGTGGCCACAGCTGCTCTATTGATGACCTCATCTGGGCAACATTGGCACGTGCTATTGGTGGCTCACAGAGTCATCACACTCCTCACTGTATCAGCCCGAAGCACACAGACTTTGTGTATGTCATTCTTTGTTGCTTTCCGTGTTGTCTAGTAGGTCAGAAAAACATGAAGTAGTGCCTTGAGCGTGTTGTGATTCAGGCCGGTTTTGCATTACCCTGTCAAAGTTTGTGTGAGGaaggctctctctcgctctctctctctctctctctctctctctctctctctctctctctctctctctctctctctctctctctctctctctctctctctctctctctctttcttctacaGTCTCCCTTTCTTTCCCACTTACTGCTCAAAAGTCTTGGAACGGCAAGCTAAATTCTCTTGTTTTTGTCATGCATCAAGGACATTTGGGTTTGAAAGATGAATATGAATTTAAAAATCTGAATTTCAGTTTTGATTTCCCAGTATTTAAATCTAGATGTGTTTTTTTGATTTATCATCATTTGTAATACACTACAATATTTTTAGGTGTTTTAGTTTTAGTTGAAAGGTCTTCAGTGAACAACGAGCACAAGGAAATGCGCCTGGCTGGTCCAAATCTTTGGGAGGGGACTGTATGTCTGTTGCATAACTGTTCTTGCATCTTTGTTCAAAATGTTATAATTAGTGTAGCTTCATCTTGTTCTCTGTGTTGCAATTCTCCTTTTTGTCCTGCAGGGGGAGTGCCATCCGAGGCTCGCCAGTGTGATTACACAGGCCAGTACTACTGTAGCAGCTGCCACTGGAACGACACGGCCATCATCCCAGCACGCGTCATACACAACTGGGAATTTGAGCCTCACAAGGTACAGTAGAAGTGGCCTTTCAGTTCTCTCACACACCTAATGGTCAAAACCACCTAAGAATGTGTCATATTAAGCttgtattttaagaatttcatatGCCATCATCACAAGCCTGGTGGAATGACAACAGGCCATATTATTTATAGTTCTGTACAGACACTGCCATCGGCGATTATGTCTGAAATAGTCCCGTTCAAGGCACTGACATTTTCCCAACGCTTTTGATTATGCCAGCTTTTTAGTTCTTTCTACACAATAAATGAACCGTACTTAACTGGCTGCATTCTGTAAACAGATTAACGCTTGGGTCAGTTTCAACTGCTTCATATACATGTCATGGTGATGGTTACCCTAATCCTTTAGTGGTTGCACCTGTGGGGGAGGTAtaaagtcctcctctcctcttccgatgGCAGGCACTCTGACCTCGACCTCACCACTGGCTGCTTTcatttcttgctctcctctcacttctTTACCCTCACCCTTTTGATTCTTCCTTTACAGCTCACATATTGATACTGACACATACACCATTCACTCTCATACACCCATTCATGCATCCCCTAGACACTTGGTTCAATAAAAATACCATTGAGCTATTCATCTTTGTGTGGTCTCCTTTTCATGTTGCGCCCCTAAAACGGGCTGGGGGTTGTAACAATGGTGACTGTCAGGGAGACTAAAAGAGAAGTGTCCTTTTCTTGTtcctgtgtgtgcaggtgtgtcgcTCCTCCATGCGCTACCTGGCTCTGATGATCTCGCGGCCGGTGCTGAAGCTGAAGGAGGTCAACCCGCTGCTCTTCAACTTTGTGGAGGAACTGGTAGAGATCAGGGTCAGTTGCTTTAACAGACGCCGTCCTGTTCAACACATGATGGGTCATACCAGAAATGTTGATTAACAACAGACAAGAAAACACTTCAGTTCTTATCCTTTAGATTAGATTTTAGATTATAGATGAGATTGGATTAACAAGCATGTTAATATACTCTGGTAAATTACTACAACTTTCTAGAATACCCCTCAATTTGTCAGGGGGAATAGTCGTGCAGCATCAACAACTCCCAATGATCACGTGCATCACATAAGGGATAATGTTTTGTCTGAAGGTTACAATTGGAATATATTTTCAATAGGAAAAACGGCAACCCGACACCGAAGATGGAGGGGTTTTGTTTCATATTGAAGGGATGAGACAAAGAATATTCAAGTCATTTCGAAGCGGGCTATGGTCATTATGGTGATTTTCCagccctgtgtttgtgttttccgcAGACTTCTGCCGTGTTATCGGGATTTTCTAACTAAGGCAATAGGAGCCATGATTAGAAGGACATGGAGCTGGATATCTGACTGCCGTCAAAGCTGCAACCTTAATCAAATAAAGCTGTCAAGCACAGAAATGTgaagtggcagtgtgtgtgttatggcagCATCACCCACGTGTTAAGAGAACATGAGCCAGAACATCCTTCCAACCTAATGTGTGGAACTGGTAAACATTTCCCAGAAAAAAGTTTGCTTAATCGTTATTTCAGTGAATCATCTGTTTTGGGGAGGAGATGTTTTGCATACTTTCCCACACAGGAGATTTGTGCAAATTATTTGATATAAtaaataactagaagcactcagagagtgcagaccttcaccaaggaagctgcttgattgaacatttgactgttacaccctcagtctttctgccttctttttgtggagtccctgcaattcaatttctggtttCTGattaatggtgaagaatcttttcaaaagtcctggttccggtttgtgatcccgatcacccccagaatttaatcacttgttctttgggtcattatcaacaactccacaaagtttcgtccaaatctgttctttagtttttgagttatgctgctgacaaacagacagacagacaaagaaacaaacaaacaaacaaacaaacagacaggcaaacggacaaaccaacacgaccaaaaacattacctcctcgGCGGAGGTAACTACTGTACATGAATGAACAGataaattcattttaaagtgATGAAAAGTGGATCTCTAAGATATTTGAAACTCATGGGGCTTACTGGTACACATATCCAAGCACTACTACAGATTTATTTGTAATAAGTACTGCATCAGGAAGACTTGTTGTTGTCCACAAAGTCAGTGTCACATTTGCATAGTTTCAGATGTCTTAGCTACTTTTGACACGGAGAGCTCCATCAACTCTACCCTTGCTTCCTCTCTGGACCTTCAACTGTGCATATCTCTGTAGCGAGTATGTATGGCCAGGACGTCACACAAGCTCTGCTGGTAGTTTTTAGGATTCCCATGCTGATTCTGAATTAAATTGTCTGTATTAGAAAATGTTGGaattgttgtgtgtctgtgtgtgcgtgtgtgcgtgcgtgcctgcgttgtGATTTCAGAAGCTGCGCCAGGACATCCTGCTGATGAAGCCCTACTTCCTCACCTGTAAGGAGGCCATGGAGGCCAGACTGCTGCTGCAGGTCAGACTTTCAAACTCACTCACTGACgcgctcattcactcactcatcctAGAAAAACAACCATTAATACGCTGGTTTAAATATGTAGGTCAGTTTGACATAGACGCACCCGTAAAAGGTTGGTCTTCAAAACAGCTAATGACTAAATTGTGTTAAGAATTGCTGTCACTAACTGTATTTGGTCATGACGCTGCTTACGCTACCTTCTTGATCTTAGAGAGCAGGGGTGTGACCTAACAACGTTGGCCAAAGCGAGATTTCATAGGTGTGTTGCATTGTTAGAAATGATTATTATGCAGAAGATTGTTTTTACAAGTTATTATTGTTGATAAAAAGAGGGATTTGAAACAAAGCAAACCCAGTAAAGCAAGCAATagtcgtacatacacacacaaaaaacatggaCATGTCCCTCTGGCCCCATCTGCTGGTGTTGTTGTGTAAGGACAAATTCTTTTGTGCACTGGAATGTTGAGAGACACTAGGAGGGTGTGGATGACATAACACAGGCTGCACAGGGACATTGTGCTGATCTCAGCACTCCGTGCCAAACAGTACATGAAGGCTGGAAACAGTTATATATGTAGTACTTGAAGCCTGGACACAGTTATATATGTGTTCCAGAACATGTATTACACATATAGAGGGATACGTACTGCTGCACAGTCTTGATGTGTAGTAAAACTTACTTTAATAACAAATGGGATATTTACCAGTTCGGCCTGAACTTAGGATCAAAGTTCTGCAGTAGTGCCTGAAATAATCAGACATGCAGCCAGTTTACACAAAGGGCTGGGAATAAAGTGCACTGCCAGAGGGCAGAGAGCAGGTTATTTTTGACACAATTATGCTTGTTTTACCTCTCTCtgtcaatacccccccccccctccttctcactttctctctgtcttgctttctctcgcttgctctctgtttgtttatgtgtgcctgtgtcttctatttctctctgtttgtttatatgtgcctgtgtgttctaTTTCTTAATCTCGTGTTCTTTGCTGTGTATCTTTCTGTACGTAGCTTCACGACAGGCAGCACTTTGTGGAGAATGACGATATGTATTCTACGCAAGACCTCATTGACATCTCCACCGGCCGCCTCAGCTGTTCCCTCACCGAGATACACACTACCTTTGCCAAGCACATCAAACTGGACTGTGAGGTGAGGTCTAGCTTGCCAGGGCTGTTGCACGCGAGGTATTGCCATTGGTGCAGATGTCAGGATAGGAGGGGGCACAACTGTGACTTACTTGTCAACATTGGttacaaatgaaaatgaatttgttCGATTTCGAATTAGTTGGGTGTTTTTTAATGGGGGGAGGCGTGGTATGAACCCCCGAGTGTTGCAACGGCAATGGCTCCtgttattgctgctgctgctgctgctgctgctgcacaccaGGGGCCAAGAGAGCAGTCTCAGCATTCCCCACTTCCCTATTTCCATGCCATGCGCCCAAAATACAATCAcaaccatgccatgccatgcgcCCAAAATACAATCACAACCGTGTGCCACTGTCAACTAGACTAGGGCACTGGCACGGGGCCTATCTGTCTGCATGGTGTGGCTGAAGTTCTCTCACCCCTGCACTGCAGCTTATCACCATTGGTCTAGTTAAGTGTAGTGGGCGGATGTTCTGTTGCTAAATGTGGACATGACTGGCATGCTGTCAGATTGATGTTCTATATCATGGGTACTATAAAATAGGCCAAcgcatacagtacaatgcataCAGTAGCTTACAAGGTTACACATTTCTTGTTGTCTGTTtggtttaaaggaacagtccacccttttttgattttcacatatttgcagtatttccaagcattattcatgaatgtgcatatcattattgtctatgtgtttgcattgcctagttaaacggtatagccaaattaagcgtagccatgcaagtctatgggggcaaacaaaacatcctcaaatgtacatacaagatacaagattcaagatattttatttgtcatgtgtatatatatgaaacatatatatatatatatatatacagtgccctccataattattggcacccctggttgagatgtgttaaaagccttaaaataaattcagtgtttattgcagaagaatactgtcacactgaaaattgtaggaaaatgtagccttcaactcaaatgaattgtaagaaaataaaaaaatccctgactaaaaaataattatttttcattaaatcacctgttccacaattattggcacccttaacaattcccaggaaataaatataattgaaacatttctgtcatttctacagtagtttacaaagtttaccagagtatgtaggaacatttaattagtaattcatcacttcctgtttccctggggtataaatatgacgtgacaccgaggccatttctcttatccactcttaaacatgggaaagacaaaggaacacagcatacaagtgaggcagatgtgcgtcgaccttcacaggtcaggcagaggctacaagaagattgccactcaactgcagctgcccatatccactgtgagaggaataattaagaagttcaaaacaactggaacagtggtaaacaagcctggacgaggacccaagtttattttgccaccacgcacagtgaggaggatggtaagagaaatcaaaagatctccaaagctcactgttacagaattacaccaaatggtagcatcctggggtcacaaagtctccaaatcaaccatcaggcgctgtctacacgccaacaagctgtttgggaggcatgcacggagaaaacctttcctcactcacaatcataaacgcaagcgtctggagttcgccaagcggtattggggcttcaactgggaccgtgtgctttggtcagatgagaccaagattgagctttttggcaacaaacactctaagtgggtctggcgtgccacgaaagatgcgcatgctgaaaagcacctcatacccactgtgaagtatgggggtgggtcagtgatgctgtggggctgtttcgcttccaaaggccctgggaaccttgttagggtgcatg is a genomic window containing:
- the def8 gene encoding differentially expressed in FDCP 8 homolog isoform X2 → MFCEVYAEVRPELFSSEAKINSCDRTMDLGLAEDHFSRPVTSFVASDIEQLKQAIEECKKLILELPEHSEKQKDTVVKLIHLRLKLQELKDPEEEEPNLRVLLEHRFSKEKSKSVKQTCDKCSAIIWGLIQTWYTCTGCYYRCHSKCMNLITKPCVRSKVSHQSEYELNICPEIGLDKQDYRCAECRTPISLRGVPSEARQCDYTGQYYCSSCHWNDTAIIPARVIHNWEFEPHKVCRSSMRYLALMISRPVLKLKEVNPLLFNFVEELVEIRKLRQDILLMKPYFLTCKEAMEARLLLQLHDRQHFVENDDMYSTQDLIDISTGRLSCSLTEIHTTFAKHIKLDCERCQAKGFVCELCKEGDILFPFDSHTSVCQDCSAVFHRDCYYDNSTTCPRCARMTERKQEPFDADTV
- the def8 gene encoding differentially expressed in FDCP 8 homolog isoform X1 — its product is MEYDEKLARFRQGLVNPFDRGEDEVPAENNKGPSKAEVRPELFSSEAKINSCDRTMDLGLAEDHFSRPVTSFVASDIEQLKQAIEECKKLILELPEHSEKQKDTVVKLIHLRLKLQELKDPEEEEPNLRVLLEHRFSKEKSKSVKQTCDKCSAIIWGLIQTWYTCTGCYYRCHSKCMNLITKPCVRSKVSHQSEYELNICPEIGLDKQDYRCAECRTPISLRGVPSEARQCDYTGQYYCSSCHWNDTAIIPARVIHNWEFEPHKVCRSSMRYLALMISRPVLKLKEVNPLLFNFVEELVEIRKLRQDILLMKPYFLTCKEAMEARLLLQLHDRQHFVENDDMYSTQDLIDISTGRLSCSLTEIHTTFAKHIKLDCERCQAKGFVCELCKEGDILFPFDSHTSVCQDCSAVFHRDCYYDNSTTCPRCARMTERKQEPFDADTV